The following proteins come from a genomic window of Clupea harengus chromosome 22, Ch_v2.0.2, whole genome shotgun sequence:
- the LOC105903984 gene encoding high affinity choline transporter 1-like, with protein MTLNIPGLAVMAVFYLIILGTGIWATMRSKKEERKCSGDGMEITLLAGRNINFLVGVFTLTATWVGGGFILGIAEAVYNPTLGLVWALMPVPYVLTFFLGGFFFAKPMRANKYLTMMDPFQLKYGNVLSSLLLFPALVGDVLWVARTLVSLGGTMSVILDLPYIYSILISSVVAILYTLLGGLYSVAYTDVIQLILIFMSLYICVPFMLTNPSSVDISVTAYNATFQPPWIGKVEPADAGKWIDDFLVLALGGLAYQAFYQRILSASSYRQAQITCFTSAFFCLILGIPSVIVGAVAASTDWNMTSYGLPTPYERGEAGAILPIALQYLTPTYISIIGIGAVAAAVMSSMDSALLSSASLFSSNIYKNIIRKQASDREMQWVIKISVIVVGLAGTGLTFLDNSVLVFWMVGVDMSYTIMFPQLVCVLFFDLSNSYGAMSGFILGIVLRFMSGEPLVSLEAVIKFPGGRIDDAGNFVQYFPYRTFIMVLSVLTILGVSYFTSLLFSKGVVPLRFDLFKIKEHEKALQRPQEKCYKEGQKVPSVSKQLLETTSC; from the exons ATGACGTTAAACATTCCCGGTCTAGCTGTCATGGCCGTGTTTTACCTGATCATTTTGGGCACGGGTATCTGGGCTACCATGCGGTCCAAAAAAGAGGAGCGTAAGTGCTCAGGAGATGGTATGGAGATCACGCTACTAGCTGGACGAAACATCAACTTCCTGGTGGGAGTTTTCACACTGACAG CTACATGGGTTGGTGGTGGTTTCATCCTGGGCATTGCGGAGGCTGTGTACAACCCCACACTCGGTCTGGTTTGGGCACTGATGCCCGTGCCCTATGTACTGACCTTCTTCTTGG gtggctttttctttgccaaGCCGATGAGGGCAAATAAGTACTTGACAATGATGGACCCTTTCCAACTGAAGTATGGAAACGTTCTCAGCAGCCTGCTTCTTTTCCCTGCTCTTGTCGGTGATGTGCTGTGGGTTGCACGCACGCTGGTCAGCCTAG GTGGGACAATGAGTGTGATTCTGGACCTTCCCTACATCTACTCCATTCTGATCTCATCTGTGGTGGCCATTCTCTACACACTGCTCGGAGGCTTGTACTCTGTGGCCTACACCGATGTCATCCAGCTCATTCTCATCTTTATGAGCCTG TACATCTGTGTGCCCTTTATGCTGACAAACCCTAGTTCAGTAGACATCTCCGTCACGGCCTACAATGCCACCTTCCAGCCACCCTGGATAGGGAAGGTGGAACCAGCTGATGCTGGAAAATGGATCGATGACTTCCTGGTGCTG GCTTTGGGTGGTCTGGCCTACCAGGCCTTCTACCAGAGAATCCTGTCGGCCTCATCCTACAGACAGGCCCAGATCACCTGCTTCACTTCCGCTTTCTTCTGCCTCATTCTCGGAATCCCCTCTGTGATTGTTGGTGCAGTGGCTGCTTCAACAG ACTGGAACATGACCAGCTATGGCCTCCCCACTCCTTATGAGCGAGGAGAGGCCGGGGCCATCCTGCCCATTGCCCTGCAGTACCTCACCCCCACCTACATTTCCATCATCGGGATTGGAGCTGTGGCCGCAGCCGTCATGTCCTCCATGGactcagctctcctctcctctgcctcgcTCTTCTCCTCCAACATCTACAAGAACATCATCCGAAAGCAG gcGTCTGACAGAGAGATGCAGTGGGTGATCAAGATCAGTGTGATTGTGGTGGGCCTAGCCGGCACTGGTTTGACGTTCCTGGACAACAGTGTTCTGGTCTTTTGGATGGTGGGAGTGGACATGTCCTACACGATCATGTTCCCCcagcttgtgtgtgtcctcttcttCGATCTCTCCAACAGCTACGGAGCCATGTCTGGCTTCATTCTGGGGATTGTGCTGCGCTTCATGAGTGGAGAACCGCTGGTCAGCCTAGAGGCTGTCATTAAGTTCCCTGGTGGCCGCATAGACGACGCAGGCAACTTTGTCCAGTACTTCCCCTACCGTACCTTCATCATGGTGTTGTCTGTATTGACTATCTTGGGAGTGTCCTACTTCACCTCACTCCTGTTCAGCAAAGGTGTGGTCCCCTTACGTTTCGACCTCTTCAAGATCAAGGAGCATGAAAAGGCCTTACAGAGGCCACAAGAGAAGTGTTACAAAGAAGGACAAAAAGTGCCCAGTGTGTCTAAGCAGCTGCTGGAGACCACCAGCTGTTAG